TTGCATTGGATCCAGCTCGGTGATGCTGAAGGTCTCGATGGTACTGCTTATGCAGATGAGGAGGAAGTTGCGGTTAGTTATAGTGATGCAACTGATACCCGCGAGATGGAGACCAGCGGTGATGGTGGTTCTAAGATCATCTTCTGCAACAAGTCTGGTCAGTTGAAGGTTTGGACAACTCTTGAGGACAATGAAGAGAAGAAGTCTAACGAGATTGTAAATGATGTAGTTTGCGAGCAGATTACCATGCCTACACCATCTGCTTCAATTGTTAACGTAGAAGAGGGCTACAAGAAGGTTTATAAGATTGTGGCTGATAACTCTGAGACTTTGATGAAGCCTACAGTTACTATCCACTATAAGAAGACTGTTGATGGTGTAGTAGAGGAGAAGAATATCTTGACTGGTGAAACTATCACATTGGATGGTAAGGGAACTTTGGAACTTTACTCTTTCGATGGTACACACCCTGTAGAGATGCCTTGGTATGCTCCATCAGAGAAGGTTACTGTAGAAAACGATGTTGAGTACGTTGTAGCTGAGAACAAGAATTATGCTTGGACTAAGGAGGAATGCGATGCTGCAAAGGCAGGCTTCTCTGTAACAGAGATTGTTGATAATGCCAACAAGTCACACTGGGATCGTGCTTATTCAACCCAGATGTATGGTTATGATGCAAATGGTAATGCTACTGCTTGTACAGAGGCTGATGCTGCTAACTATGTAACTACCAAGTCGGGTCATGGCTTCTATGATATGGCATGTATCGGTACTGATGATGCTAAGTGGAATGTTCAGGTTCCTGAGGATGCAACAACAGCATTCGCTCCATTGGCACCAACTGCAGATTTTCTTGCCAACTCTAAGTATGTAGCTTCTGCATGGAGCATCTTCCCACTCGAGGGTATCGTTTACTACAACACAGCAGTTACAAATGCTACTGTAACTCTCGACCCTAAGTACACTTCTGACGATGCTAGCAAGCCAAACTTCTACATCGTTCACACTCGTGGTGGTTACGACCGTCCTGACAAGGGTGATTGTAATGCAACTACAGTTTGTGTAGCAGGTGAGAACTTCAACCTCTATCGTTACGATACAGCTCTCTGCGATGTAAAGGTTATGACTTATAAGGGCTTTACTCCTAACACAACAGGCATCTCTTCAGTAAATGCTGCTGAGGTTGCTGCTCCTGCAGTTAAGAAGATGATGACAAAGGATGGTCTCGTAATCGTTAAGGGTAACAAGACATTCTCTTTGTCTGGTGCTCAGATGAAGTAATCTCGAAATTACGATAACATAAATAAAAAAGGGTGCAGCAATGCACCCTTTTTTAGTTCTTAGATGCTGCTTTTATCAAAAAATAAAGTAAATAATCAGATTTTATGGATGATACTTCATTATTTATGTGTATCTTTGCCACCAATTAAAGAAGAATAAACAAGCAACATAATAACCTACGATTATAATGAATAAAAAATTACTTGCAACATCAGCTTTGGCTTTGTTGGTTAGCATGGGTGCAAACGCCCAGCGATTCACCGATAAGCTAGACCGTGGCTTGGTGGCAGTGAAGACCACCAAGGGTGTCTATTGCTCATGGCGTATTCAGGCCGATGAGTATTACGATGTGAAGTACAATCTCTATCGAGATGGTACAAAGGTAAACGCTGAACCATTGGATGTATCTAACTTTACGGATACTTCTGGTTCGGAAAGTAGTCAATATACCGTGAAGGCGGTATTGAATGGAGTAGAGCAGCAGGCTTCTAAGGCTGCTACTGTATTCAAGAGCAATTATAAGGAAATCAAGATTAAGCACGATGCATCGCTTAAGGCTACTTATGAGCCTAACGATGCCTGCTGCGCCGATGTGGATGGTGATGGTGAGGTGGAAATCCTGATGAAGTTCAACAATAAGGAGGAAGGTGAACAACTCTATCCAAAAAATGGACCAACCATCAATGGAGTGGCAACCAAGGAGTATTCCATGCTGGCTTGCCTGAAGCAGGATGGTACCGTGCTCTGGTGGGTAAACTGTGGCCCTAACATGGGTGACTTCCAGAACAACGAGCAGAACATTGTTGGCTACGACTGGGATATGGATGGCAAGGCTGAAGTCGTAATGCGACTCGAAGAAGGCTCTACTGTCCACATGGCAGATGGTACCACTTATACCATTGGTGCCAATGGTAAAAATGGTTCTTCATGGACTAACTACCGTGAGCCAAAGGGTTCGGGTTCCGTAGAATGGTTTACCCATTATGGCAAGGAGTTCCTCTGGTATTGCGAAGGTGCTACCGGTAAGCCATACCAGTGCATCGAGTTCCCATTGAAGCGTCTGGAAGATGGAGAAACAGATTTGAAGGCAGCTTGGGGTGATGGCTATGGTCATCGCAGCAGCAAGTACTTTTTCGGCGCTCCTTATCTGGATGGCAAGCATCCAAGCATCTTCCTGGGACGTGGTATCTATACCCGCCACAAGTTCATCGCATACGATGTGGATCCAAAGACCCACGATTTGAAGGTTCGCTGGAAATGGACCAACAACCAGCCGGGTTCTCCTTGGTATGGTCAGGGTTACCACAACTATATCGTTGCCGATGTGGATTGGGATGGACGTGATGAGATTGTATGGGGTTCTATGGTGATTGATGATAACGGCAAGGGACTCTCTACTACAGGTCTCGGTCATGGTGATGCCCAGCATATAGGAGATTTCAATCCTTATATCCATGGTCAGGAGATGTTCGCTTGTAATGAGGATAATCCATCCAACAATTATCGTGATGCAACAACCAGCAAGATATATTATCGAAAGACTGATACCAACGATGATGGTCGTTGCCTGGCAGGCAATTTCTATAATGATTTCCCTGGAGCTGTTGGTCATAGTGCACACGATACTCCTATCTCTACGGTCACAAATGATCATGTGAGTACCAATACCAATGGACTTAGCATGAACTTCCGTATTTATTGGGATGGTGATCTTCTGGAGGAGTGTTTTAATAATACAGAGGTAACTAAGCCTGGTGTGGGAACAATAGCTACTTTCCTTGGCGCTTATTCCAACAATAGTACCAAGGCAACACCTTGCTACCAGGGTGATATCTTTGGCGACTGGCGTGAAGAGGTTATCGAGCGAACAGCCGACAACAATATCCGCATCTACACCACCAATGAGCCAACTAAGTGGCGTAACTATTCTTTGTGGTACGATCATCAGTATCGCAATGGTATGGTATGGCAGCCTTGCGGCTACAATCAGCCACCTCATGTATCCTACTTCCTCGGCGAGTTGGAAGGTATCACCATTGCTCCTCCACCTCTCACCACCACAGGTCGAGAAGAGGTTGGTTCCTCTATTTCCAAGGCATTGGATGGCAAGCATGCTCTTCTCGCCACTACTGGCGATGCCACTGTAAGCGTGGCAGAAGGTGCTTCTCCTGCTATCTTTACCGACAATGCTCCTTCTTGGGTGCAGGGTACGGCTGCCAGCGAGTGCAGAACCAAGGATACAGAGATTAAATATACCTATTATACCCATACCTTGACAGGTGGCGCCTTTACTGGCGGCATGCGCCTGGTAAAACAGGGTGATGGTACTTTGGTCCTTCCTAATGTAAAGCAGACTTATACCGGCAAGACTGATGTCTGGGCAGGTACTTTGCAGTTTGACGGCACCATGGAAAGCAGTCCTGTATGGCTCAATCGCTTTGCTGAGTTGAACTCTAACGGCGGTAACTTCAAGGGTGGTATTAAGGCTGATTATGGTTCTGTGATTCGTCCTGGCGGTAAGGAGAATATCGGAACATTGACCACTTCTTCGCTCGATTTGGGCTTCGGCGCTCGTGTGGTATTCGATGCCAAGGATGGTAACGTAGATAAGTTGGTGGCTGACAAGATGAGCATAGAGAAGAAGTATTGGAAGAATGGACCACAGTATAATACTCCTGTCTTTGAATTCGCAACAGCTCCAGCACCTGGTACTTATACCTTGGCAGAGGTGGGTGAGCTGACTGGCAAACTTTCTGATATCGTTGTTGAGGGTCTTGATGGACATAAGTTCAGTCTGGAATATACAGATGGCAAGATTGTCTTGAATCTTTCTGATACCCGTGATAGCGAGAGCTGCGTATGGACAGGTGAGAAGGGTTCTGTCTGGGACTTAATGTCAACAGAAAACTTCAGTTCTTCTGACAAGATGTTCGTCACAGGCGATGAACTGACCTTCAATGATGATGCAGCAACAAGCAATGTAAGCATTGCAGAGGATGTGACTCCGGGAAATCTTTACTTCAAGAATGACAAGAAGGTTTATAGCCTTGCAGGTAAAGGCTCTATCTTGGGCGAAGGTTCACTGAATGTAGAGGGCACTGGAACAGTCTATGTCAAGAATACCAACAAGTATAGTGGTGGTACCAACATCAAGGGTGGAACCCTGATTCCAACAACCCTTGCCAATAAGGATGGTCTGGAATATGGTTCTTTGGGAGCCGCAGACAATACCATCACCTTGAGCAACACCGGTATCTTGAAGGTTACTAAAGGTATGACATCTTCTCATCCTATCGTGCTTGGCGAGGATGGCGGTGTCATCAATAATACAGGTACGCTGATTCTGAATGGCGGTATCAGGAAGGGTTCCGGCAAGAACCGTGACCTCTATAAGATGGGAGCCGGTACATTGCAGTTGAACAGTACTGCTGATTTTGATGTGCTCTACATCAACCAGGGTACAGTATATGACTTCCAGGATGGTCACTTCTCTGGTAAGACCATCGTATTGAATGGAAGCAAGGTAGTATTGCAGGCTTCCAACAGTATCTATAGCAGCAACTCGGATAATGTGAATATCGAGGTGCCTAAGGGTAAGTCGGGTATCTGGTATCCTGATGGACGTTGTGACTATACCGGTAAGTTGACCGGTGAGGGAACTATTGATATCTATGGCACTTGGATCCGCTGTCCTTTCAAGGGCGACTGGAGTAAGTTTGAAGGAACCATCAATGCAAAGCGTGGAAGCAAGAACGCTTACGAGCCAGTATTTGATTTCAACAACACTTATGGTATTCCTTTGGCAACGCTTAATGTTGATTCACGTTTTACTAAGGACTATGCTTTCTGTACTAACGGCAAGAGTTTTGCCATTGGTGCCTTGACAGGTTCCGGCTATATCAGTAATGGTGGAAACTTCGGATCGGGTGCCAATACGCTGACCATCGGTGGCAAGAACACGAACTTTGAGTTCAAGGGTTCTATCAATGGTAGCAATGTGGTGAAGAATGGTACGGGTATCTGGACCATCTCCAGTGAGAATGTACTTGCCAATGCCAAGTCGTTGAAGATTCTGGATGGAGTCGTGAAGTTGAACAAGGCTACTGCTACTTCTTCCATGACTGCTCCTACTGTTCTTTATGTACAGAACGAAGGTGAACTTCGTGGTGTGGGTTGCACATACGGTGTCAGCCTCCTGAAGGGTGGAATCTTGCGTCCAGGTAGCAATGCAGAAACAGCACAGACTAACAATACGGGTGTTATCAACATCTTGAAGAACCTGAATGCTATAGCTGGTTCCAGCATCTATGTCAATAAGACCAAGGCAGATTCTATCTCTGTAAATGCATATACCGGTTCTAAGTCTCTAGCATGGGCTTTCCTCAATGTTGGTGGAAATGCAGTTCTGAATGGTACTATCTATGTAACCTATAAGGATACTTGGACTCCAGCCGTTGGCGATTATGTTCGTGTACTCGATTGCGCGGGTTCTATCAGTGGTAATCCTACCTTCGAGCTTCAGGCACTTCCTGCCGGATTGGAGTGGGATACTACTCCGTTCCTCTCTACGGGTACTATCCGTGTGGCTGTTTCTACAGGCATCAAGGAGGTAGGTCTTGATGGTGGTTCGTTCAAGGCTGATGTTTATACCATCGGTGGATTTAAGCTGACCAGTCTCATGACTACCAAGGCTACCATGATGAGCGATTTGAAGAATCGCGGTCTTGCTGCCGGTACTTACATTGTTCGTACTGCTCAGGGTGGAATCAAGATTACATTGAAGTAATGATGATTACATAAAGGTAATACAATAATAAGGATATAAAAAAACTCCCTTGCCCACAAAAGCAAGGGAGTTTTTTTTATATCCTTATCTCAAGTTTCTAGAAGTCGAGGGTGATTCCCTTTTCATCTATCTTCTTGTATTTCTTTCCGTTTACGGTTACGTTCTTTGAGTTCTTGGCATCAAAGGTATGGGTCTTGGCGCTTACCTTGATGTTCTCCAGGGTTACACCCTCGGTGCGGTTGATTACGATGCCCTGCTCGGCATTGTTCACCTCCATGTCCTTGATACTGATGTTCTGTACTGGCATCTCTGGCAGGCCGTTGAAGTAGGCTGCACGGCGGGCACCGCGGCAGATTACATGGTTGATGTCGATGTTGCGGAAGGCTGGGGTTGTCTCATCCACCTTCTTCATATCTACCACTTGCTGCTTCTTCTGGTCGCCATCGTTCAATACTTCCACAGCCGATTTGCCGCCATAATAGAGGTCGAAGGTAATCACATCGGTCTGGATATCAAACATAGACATATCCTTGATGTAGATATTCTCAACCACGCCGCCTCTGCCACGGGCACTCTTGAAGCGCAAACCTACGTCGGTACCGAGGAACTGGCAGTTGGTTACAATCACGTTCTTCACGCCGCCGCTCATCTCGCTACCTACCACGAAGCCGCCATGACCCTTGAATACGGTACAGCCGTCAACGATGACATTCTCGCAAGCTACGCCGCGGTTTCTGCCGTCGGCATCCTTGCCGCTCTTGATGCAGATGCCGTCATCGCCCACGTCGAAGGTAGAGTTCACGATGAGAGAGTTCTTGCAGGATTCCAGGTCCAGACCATCGCCGTTCTGTGCGAAAGAAGGGTTGCGAACCAATACATCTTCAATCAATACGTTCTCACACATCAGTGGATGGATGTTCCAGGCTGGAGAGTTCTGGAAGATGACTCCATTGAGCCATACGTTCTTGCAACTGATGAGGCTCACCATTACTGGGCGCAGGTAATCCTTCACCTCGTTCCAACCTTCCTCTGTAGTGATGCCGAGAGGCACGTTCATGCCGGCACCTTTTGCGTCAGCCTTGAGTGCTGCCTCTGATGGGAACCAGTAGTTTGGGTTCTTGAAGGCACCGCCACGGGATGTAATCGCCTTCCACTGTGCCGAAGTAACCTTAGCCTTCTTCAAAGGACGCCAGTACTCGCCGTTACCATCGATAGCTCCCTGACCCGTGATAGCCACGTTCTCCAGATTACGTCCTGAGATAGGCGACTGGCAGCGACGGGTGTCAAGACCCTCGAACGAAGTCTCCACGAGAGGGTAGAGGTTTACGTCTGCCGAGAAGAGGATGATACCACCTTTTTCTATATGCAGGTTGATGTTGCTCTTCAAGGTGATAGGACCGGTGAACCAGACACCCTGAGGTACGACGAGCTTGCCGCCGCCTTTCTGAGCCAAGGCATCGATGGCTTTTCTGAATGCGTCGGTGCAGAGGGTAGAACCGTCGCCGATGGCACCGAAGTCCTTCAGATTGACCTCATTGCTTGGGAACTGTGGTCGAGTTACTTTCTCCATCTTGAACGGGAGATTCTCATAGAGTGCATCATAGTTGTTGATGTCTGCTGCCTGGATTCCGAGAGCCAGTACACAGGCATAAACAAAACTGAATAATTTCTTCATGAATGTTACTTTGTTTATTTGGGTTTATTATATAGAGTTTCTTACTTAATAGTTTCCTTTTGTGTGCAAATATAGAAATATTATTTTGATTTTCCAAATCAAAGTGTAGAATAGAGGGTGGAAAACATCGTAAACGTTTTCGAAACAGCCAATTGAATGCTTTTTTGGCTTTTCTTTTTATTTTTCTGCCAATAAGTTTCTTTATCTCAAAAAGTTTGCTTATTTTTGTAGTCGAATAGTGAATGCAATAGTTCGTTAATAATTCAATAATGTGCTAAGCAGCTATACGCTGTAAGCACGAGAGATCTTTGAAAATCTTGCTAATTAAAGTTCGGTTCGGGGTGTACCCGCTTGCTTTAAAAATTCGTTTCACCAGATAAATATTGGTCATCAGTGACTTGAATGAAGACATAGAATATTCCATTCCCATCTCCTTCATAGTTACCTTGGCAACATTTAGTGATGTGAACGAAGCATTGAAAGCAAAATCGAGTTTCCACTTATCGCGAGCCTGGCAGTCCATAAGACCAGTATAGCCTTTGGCGTCACGAAAGCAAAATTCGATCTGGAACCTGGTTCTATAATAAAGAAGTACTTCTTCACCCGAAAGTGAGGTGTCTGTAGAGAAGAATAGTTTCTTCTTGCCATTCGGCATCTGCCAGATGACAAGTCTAACTTTACACCTGAGTGCCTTGGAATAGGCTATCAAAGTATAAGCTGTTCCTTCTATATCTTTCATCTCCATCTTCTCCATTCGAGTGAGGTCAAGATTCTTCATATCAATCTTGCCATCCTTGGTCTTGGGGCGACCACGTTTTCCAGTACGTGGACCAGCATAGACATAAAAGAGACAAGCATTGTCACGAAAGCGGCTTATCAAAGAGAACCCTTCTTTCTTTATCCCATTAACAAATGTACTTGTAGAGAAGTAAGCATCTGCAACTATGAGGGTTGAGAGTTTAAGAAGTTCCTTGCGGTAACGCTTAATGACGCTGATATAGAAATCTACCATAGTCTTGTTTCTAAGACTCAGTTCTTTATTACTTAGCGACTGGTGTGCTTTTAACATCATGCAGTCTTTGGCATCAATATCAATGAGGCCAATACCCATGATTTCGAGACCATGTTTAACAGACTGTGCACATCCCGACCAAAAACGACCGATATGTGGAGTCTTCTTGCCAGCTTTGCTGATGTAGCTGGGATCAATGGCAATAGCCCATCTTCCCTGTTTACCAAAGAAGCGCTTGGCAAGTGAGACATTAAGTTTGAGCCAGTCAATGCTTTTCGACTTTTTTAAGCCGAATGCGTTGCGATAGGTTTGCTCAACATGCGAGCCATACCTCCCCATTTGGGTGAAATTTATCTTTCTTGGTATTACCATGAACAAAATTATCACCTCGATGAGTATTTTCTCGAAACTTTTTGTTAACTTTGCAGCCGAATCTTCAACTGCATCTTTAAAGATATCCATATATTGGTCAAGTCCTGTATTCATATAATTTTGCGTTTGTCGTGATTTGCAAAGTTACTGAAAATCAGCGACTTGACCAACTTTCTATAGTTCCTTAATTCCGCAACACTATAGTTTAACATTATTTATAAGTGCCTGAGCAACAAAAAGTTGCCCAGGATTTTGCCATGTCAGAATTTTCACTTACCTTAGTGTTGCGAAAAGAAGACAAGCAAAACTCTAATATGACATGGCAAAGATACAAATAAAATCTGAGAAACTCACTCCTTTTGGAGGAATTTTTTCTATTATGGAGCAATTTGATGCTCTTTTAGCTCAAACCATAGATTCCACCTTGGGATTGAGATGCACTATGTTTGGTTATCAATATAGCGAAATTCTACGCTCTCTGATGTGCGTATATCTTTGTGGCGGCTCATGTATTGAGGATGTTACAACTCACTTGATGAAACATTTGTCTCTTCATCCAACTCTTCGCACTTGCAGCGCAGACACCATATTGCGTGCTATCGAAGAACTGACTTGTAAGAACATCACCTATAAATCTGCTTCTGGCAACTCCTATGATTTCAATACTGCAGACAAGATGAACTGCTTATTGATCAAAGCCCTGCTTGCTACTGGTCAATTGAAATCCGGTCAAGAGTATGATTTTGACTTTGACCATCAGTTCATTGAAACAGAGAAGCATGATGCAAAACCAACCTACAAGAAGTTCCTGGGCTATAGTCCAGGTGTGGCAGTCATTAACGACATGATTGTCGGTATTGAAAATAGAGACGGCAACACAAACGTGCGCTTCAACCAAAGAGAGACTTTGGAAAGAATCTTCAAGCGACTGGAGGCATCAGAAGTATATATATCCCGTGCCCGCATGGATTGCGGCTCATGCTCGGAGGAAATCGTAGATATGGTAGAGGCTCATTGCAGGCATTTTTATATTCGTGCCAACAGATGCTCTTCCTTCTACGATTCCATGTTTGCCTTGACTGGATGGAAAACTGTTGAAATCAACGGTATTGAATTTGAGCTGAATTCCATCCTTGTTGAGAAATGGAAAGGAAAACCGTATCGTCTTGTCATACAGAGACAAAGGCGAATAGATGGAGACCTTGACATTTGGGAAGGCGAATATACCTACAGATGTATACTGACTAACGATTACAAGTCGAGTGCAAGAGACATCGTGGAATTCTACAATCTTCGTGGTGGCAAGGAACGCATCTTCGATGACATGAACAATGGCTTTGGCTGGAATCGATTGCCAAAATCGTTCATGGCACAGAATACTGTATTCCTGCTTATGACAGCTCTCATCAGAAACTTCTACAAAGCTATTATGCAGAGATTGAAAACCCATGAATTTGGATTGCGTGCCACCAGCAGAATCAAGACCTTTGTTTTCAAGTTCATCTCTGTTCCTGCGAAATGGATTAAGACATCACGTAGGCATGTATTGAATATTTACTCAGACAACAATGCTTATGCCAACCTGTTCAAGACAGACTTTGGTTAAAGACCATGCTTTTCTGGTTAAACCAGCGTATTACCTCAAGTCGCTTTATGGGGTAAGGGGATTTTGTGTCTGCGACATTTCTGTTGTGCAAGAAATATGTACAATAAAATGAATTTTGTCGCTTTGCAAGCAAAATCCCACTAAACCCTATAGGTTGCGGATTTGAGGTAGTTAAGTTTTCATAAGCATTTCTTAATATAAGTTATTGATTTACAGACGATTAAATATTAATTTAACGCAGTATTGTGAATGAATATAAACGTGAATAATATAAATTAGCTTTAGATGAAAAGAACTTTTCTGCTTTTGGTTTGCATCCTGTGCGCTTTGATACCTATGAGCGCACAGAAGGTCATCAGTGCCAAGGTGGCTGGTGTCATTTATGAGGCTTTGTCGGATAGTACGGCAAAGGTTACTGGCTGGGAACATAAATCTACCAGTCTTTCAATTCCTTCTTCTTTGAAGATAAAGGGCAAGATACGTAAGGTGGTTGCCATCGCTCCCCGTGCTTTTGCCAAGGACGAACAGGGTTCCATCACCGACATCGTGCTTCCTAAATATCTGGTAGAGATTGGCGAGGAGGCCTTCAAGGGTTCTGACGTTACCTCTATTCTGATGCCTAACACGGTGAAGAACCTGGGTACTCATGCCTTTGAGGACTGCAAGAAACTGAAGGAGGTTACCCTGTCTTCTTCGCTCACTCTGATTCCGATGGCTGCCTTCCGTGGATGTGATGCTTTGCAGGAGCTGCAGGTGCCTGCTTCTGTAACCAAGATTGCTGACCTGGCTTTCGAGGCGAGCGGCTTGAAGGAGATGGAACTCCCGATGGGCGTGGAGACCGTTGGCGCGGGTGCATTCTACAACTGCCAGCAACTGGAGAAACTGGCATTCCCTAACAGTTTGAAGAAGTTGGGTGTATGCTGTTTCCTTTACTGCAACAAGTTGAAGAGCCTCACCTTGCCCGACCAGAAGCCAAGAAGAATGCAGCCTTCTGCCAATATCGATAAGAACTTGCCTGATGACAACAGTTTGGGCATCAAGGGACCAGCCCTGACCGATGTGAGAAGCAATTCTTCTGCATCCTGTCCTAACTATGCCGTGAAGGACATCCTGAGCATGACCAAGGAGTATCCTGAGTTCCCATATAACTCCAGTCCTTTTGCCCGTCAGAATCTGCGCAGGATAGTGAAGTCGTTCAGCTATTTCGCTTTCGATATGGTAAACAGCCGAATGGCGGATTGGCAGAAGAAGAAGGATTACGAAACTGCCCAGCAGTGGAAGGAGCGTGTAACTCCTGAAAACCGTGAGAAGAAGCTCGATGAGGTGATTGACAATGTGCGCAAGAACTACATTGCTGCCTATACCACCAATATGGTGAAGGGAAACTTGGGCGTATATGATACCGATTATGGTACTTACCCGGTTTCCATTGATGGCTTGGGACGCATCTATGCCAAGGTGCCTGCCGAGGAGGCTGATCTCTTCAAGGGATATTGGAACCAGATTCAGCTTGAACCTCAGTATGGTGTGATAGACGACCAGCTGGCTATCCTTTCCT
The Segatella copri DNA segment above includes these coding regions:
- a CDS encoding IS1380-like element IS942 family transposase, which codes for MAKIQIKSEKLTPFGGIFSIMEQFDALLAQTIDSTLGLRCTMFGYQYSEILRSLMCVYLCGGSCIEDVTTHLMKHLSLHPTLRTCSADTILRAIEELTCKNITYKSASGNSYDFNTADKMNCLLIKALLATGQLKSGQEYDFDFDHQFIETEKHDAKPTYKKFLGYSPGVAVINDMIVGIENRDGNTNVRFNQRETLERIFKRLEASEVYISRARMDCGSCSEEIVDMVEAHCRHFYIRANRCSSFYDSMFALTGWKTVEINGIEFELNSILVEKWKGKPYRLVIQRQRRIDGDLDIWEGEYTYRCILTNDYKSSARDIVEFYNLRGGKERIFDDMNNGFGWNRLPKSFMAQNTVFLLMTALIRNFYKAIMQRLKTHEFGLRATSRIKTFVFKFISVPAKWIKTSRRHVLNIYSDNNAYANLFKTDFG
- a CDS encoding autotransporter-associated beta strand repeat-containing protein, whose translation is MNKKLLATSALALLVSMGANAQRFTDKLDRGLVAVKTTKGVYCSWRIQADEYYDVKYNLYRDGTKVNAEPLDVSNFTDTSGSESSQYTVKAVLNGVEQQASKAATVFKSNYKEIKIKHDASLKATYEPNDACCADVDGDGEVEILMKFNNKEEGEQLYPKNGPTINGVATKEYSMLACLKQDGTVLWWVNCGPNMGDFQNNEQNIVGYDWDMDGKAEVVMRLEEGSTVHMADGTTYTIGANGKNGSSWTNYREPKGSGSVEWFTHYGKEFLWYCEGATGKPYQCIEFPLKRLEDGETDLKAAWGDGYGHRSSKYFFGAPYLDGKHPSIFLGRGIYTRHKFIAYDVDPKTHDLKVRWKWTNNQPGSPWYGQGYHNYIVADVDWDGRDEIVWGSMVIDDNGKGLSTTGLGHGDAQHIGDFNPYIHGQEMFACNEDNPSNNYRDATTSKIYYRKTDTNDDGRCLAGNFYNDFPGAVGHSAHDTPISTVTNDHVSTNTNGLSMNFRIYWDGDLLEECFNNTEVTKPGVGTIATFLGAYSNNSTKATPCYQGDIFGDWREEVIERTADNNIRIYTTNEPTKWRNYSLWYDHQYRNGMVWQPCGYNQPPHVSYFLGELEGITIAPPPLTTTGREEVGSSISKALDGKHALLATTGDATVSVAEGASPAIFTDNAPSWVQGTAASECRTKDTEIKYTYYTHTLTGGAFTGGMRLVKQGDGTLVLPNVKQTYTGKTDVWAGTLQFDGTMESSPVWLNRFAELNSNGGNFKGGIKADYGSVIRPGGKENIGTLTTSSLDLGFGARVVFDAKDGNVDKLVADKMSIEKKYWKNGPQYNTPVFEFATAPAPGTYTLAEVGELTGKLSDIVVEGLDGHKFSLEYTDGKIVLNLSDTRDSESCVWTGEKGSVWDLMSTENFSSSDKMFVTGDELTFNDDAATSNVSIAEDVTPGNLYFKNDKKVYSLAGKGSILGEGSLNVEGTGTVYVKNTNKYSGGTNIKGGTLIPTTLANKDGLEYGSLGAADNTITLSNTGILKVTKGMTSSHPIVLGEDGGVINNTGTLILNGGIRKGSGKNRDLYKMGAGTLQLNSTADFDVLYINQGTVYDFQDGHFSGKTIVLNGSKVVLQASNSIYSSNSDNVNIEVPKGKSGIWYPDGRCDYTGKLTGEGTIDIYGTWIRCPFKGDWSKFEGTINAKRGSKNAYEPVFDFNNTYGIPLATLNVDSRFTKDYAFCTNGKSFAIGALTGSGYISNGGNFGSGANTLTIGGKNTNFEFKGSINGSNVVKNGTGIWTISSENVLANAKSLKILDGVVKLNKATATSSMTAPTVLYVQNEGELRGVGCTYGVSLLKGGILRPGSNAETAQTNNTGVINILKNLNAIAGSSIYVNKTKADSISVNAYTGSKSLAWAFLNVGGNAVLNGTIYVTYKDTWTPAVGDYVRVLDCAGSISGNPTFELQALPAGLEWDTTPFLSTGTIRVAVSTGIKEVGLDGGSFKADVYTIGGFKLTSLMTTKATMMSDLKNRGLAAGTYIVRTAQGGIKITLK
- a CDS encoding transposase, yielding MNTGLDQYMDIFKDAVEDSAAKLTKSFEKILIEVIILFMVIPRKINFTQMGRYGSHVEQTYRNAFGLKKSKSIDWLKLNVSLAKRFFGKQGRWAIAIDPSYISKAGKKTPHIGRFWSGCAQSVKHGLEIMGIGLIDIDAKDCMMLKAHQSLSNKELSLRNKTMVDFYISVIKRYRKELLKLSTLIVADAYFSTSTFVNGIKKEGFSLISRFRDNACLFYVYAGPRTGKRGRPKTKDGKIDMKNLDLTRMEKMEMKDIEGTAYTLIAYSKALRCKVRLVIWQMPNGKKKLFFSTDTSLSGEEVLLYYRTRFQIEFCFRDAKGYTGLMDCQARDKWKLDFAFNASFTSLNVAKVTMKEMGMEYSMSSFKSLMTNIYLVKRIFKASGYTPNRTLISKIFKDLSCLQRIAA
- a CDS encoding glycoside hydrolase family 28 protein; amino-acid sequence: MKKLFSFVYACVLALGIQAADINNYDALYENLPFKMEKVTRPQFPSNEVNLKDFGAIGDGSTLCTDAFRKAIDALAQKGGGKLVVPQGVWFTGPITLKSNINLHIEKGGIILFSADVNLYPLVETSFEGLDTRRCQSPISGRNLENVAITGQGAIDGNGEYWRPLKKAKVTSAQWKAITSRGGAFKNPNYWFPSEAALKADAKGAGMNVPLGITTEEGWNEVKDYLRPVMVSLISCKNVWLNGVIFQNSPAWNIHPLMCENVLIEDVLVRNPSFAQNGDGLDLESCKNSLIVNSTFDVGDDGICIKSGKDADGRNRGVACENVIVDGCTVFKGHGGFVVGSEMSGGVKNVIVTNCQFLGTDVGLRFKSARGRGGVVENIYIKDMSMFDIQTDVITFDLYYGGKSAVEVLNDGDQKKQQVVDMKKVDETTPAFRNIDINHVICRGARRAAYFNGLPEMPVQNISIKDMEVNNAEQGIVINRTEGVTLENIKVSAKTHTFDAKNSKNVTVNGKKYKKIDEKGITLDF